The following proteins are co-located in the Camelina sativa cultivar DH55 chromosome 12, Cs, whole genome shotgun sequence genome:
- the LOC104730591 gene encoding uncharacterized protein LOC104730591 isoform X3, protein MYLKKPIWSDGVSATPENPSESETGEESDAAAMVVEELVTSLNTQRLYRELTLSLRTGLRDACAEFSFLRIRGLRSLLKTLRTVADSDSIIRLFSHTQTISDLQLVPVLFRHSLKETEDDRVTSLDHIFSVEPMKITSPSTDAEVAVALRVLEGCCLLHPQSTVLAHKHGAVRVMMNVLSTRGVLEQGACLDALISVLLDSSANQVDFGACNGIEEVAMLMRDKQADENLSKTCTSHERVPTLRALVIHIRDIIHY, encoded by the exons atgtatCTGAAGAAGCCGATATGGAGCGACGGCGTGTCAGCGACGCCGGAGAATCCATCTGAATCGGAGACCGGTGAGGAATCAGACGCGGCGGCGATGGTAGTTGAAGAGCTGGTGACTTCTCTCAACACACAGAGACTTTACAGGGAGCTGACACTATCTCTCCGAACCGGGTTACGCGACGCTTGCGCTGAATTCTCCTTCCTTCGAATCCGCGGCCTTCGATCTCTTCTCAAAACTCTTCGAACTGTCGCCGATTCAGATTCCATCATTCGTCTCTTCTCTCATACCCAAACCATCTCCGATCTCCAAC TGGTTCCGGTGCTTTTTAGACATTCATTGAAAGAAACTGAGGATGATAGAGTGACGAGCTTGGATCATATATTCAGCGTGGAGCCGATGAAGATAACGAGTCCTTCCACGGATGCTGAGGTTGCTGTTGCACTTAGGGTTCTTGAAGGTTGTTGCCTTCTTCATCCTCAGAGTACTGTTCTGGCTCATAAGCACGGTGCAGTCCGC GTAATGATGAATGTATTATCAACACGAGGAGTACTTGAGCAAGGGGCCTGCTTGGATGCCTTAATCTCAGTATTGCTGGATTCCTCAGCAAATCAGGTG GATTTTGGAGCCTGCAATGGCATTGAGGAGGTTGCCATGCTCATGCGAGACAAACAAGCTGATGAAAATCTCAG TAAAACCTGCACATCTCATGAAAGAGTTCCAACTCTAAGGGCACTGGTCATACACATCAGGGA
- the LOC104730591 gene encoding uncharacterized protein LOC104730591 isoform X1 gives MYLKKPIWSDGVSATPENPSESETGEESDAAAMVVEELVTSLNTQRLYRELTLSLRTGLRDACAEFSFLRIRGLRSLLKTLRTVADSDSIIRLFSHTQTISDLQLVPVLFRHSLKETEDDRVTSLDHIFSVEPMKITSPSTDAEVAVALRVLEGCCLLHPQSTVLAHKHGAVRVMMNVLSTRGVLEQGACLDALISVLLDSSANQVDFGACNGIEEVAMLMRDKQADENLRLRCGEFLLLLVGHVNGKDRSPIASVNEDIRRLLGEKSASLIWAASQFGSTGDPEQRITALHIQAGRVLESLDLY, from the exons atgtatCTGAAGAAGCCGATATGGAGCGACGGCGTGTCAGCGACGCCGGAGAATCCATCTGAATCGGAGACCGGTGAGGAATCAGACGCGGCGGCGATGGTAGTTGAAGAGCTGGTGACTTCTCTCAACACACAGAGACTTTACAGGGAGCTGACACTATCTCTCCGAACCGGGTTACGCGACGCTTGCGCTGAATTCTCCTTCCTTCGAATCCGCGGCCTTCGATCTCTTCTCAAAACTCTTCGAACTGTCGCCGATTCAGATTCCATCATTCGTCTCTTCTCTCATACCCAAACCATCTCCGATCTCCAAC TGGTTCCGGTGCTTTTTAGACATTCATTGAAAGAAACTGAGGATGATAGAGTGACGAGCTTGGATCATATATTCAGCGTGGAGCCGATGAAGATAACGAGTCCTTCCACGGATGCTGAGGTTGCTGTTGCACTTAGGGTTCTTGAAGGTTGTTGCCTTCTTCATCCTCAGAGTACTGTTCTGGCTCATAAGCACGGTGCAGTCCGC GTAATGATGAATGTATTATCAACACGAGGAGTACTTGAGCAAGGGGCCTGCTTGGATGCCTTAATCTCAGTATTGCTGGATTCCTCAGCAAATCAGGTG GATTTTGGAGCCTGCAATGGCATTGAGGAGGTTGCCATGCTCATGCGAGACAAACAAGCTGATGAAAATCTCAG ATTAAGATGCGGAGAGTTTTTACTACTGTTAGTTGGGCATGTGAATGGGAAGGATCGTTCTCCCATTGCGAGTGTAAATGAAGACATCAGACGCCTTTTGGGTGAAAAGTCCGCTTCTTTGATATGGGCGGCGAGTCAATTTGGTTCAACAGGAGATC
- the LOC104733260 gene encoding protein yippee-like At4g27745: MAHPIGPRLYSCCNCRNHVGLHDDIISKAFQGRTGRAFLFSHAMNIVVGAKEDRHLLTGLHTVADISCADCNEPLGWKYERAYETSQKYKEGKFIFEKAKIVKED, encoded by the exons ATGGCTCACCCGATTGGTCCAAGACTGTATAGTTGCTGTAACTGCAGAAACCATGTTGGACTTCACGATGATATCATCTCTAAGGCTTTTCAG GGAAGAACTGGGCGAGCCTTCCTCTTCTCCCACGCTATGAACATTGTAGTAGGGGCTAAAGAGGACCGGCATCTTCTAACGGGTCTCCATACCGTGGCTGATATATCTTGTGCTGACTGTAATGAACCATTGGGTTGGAAGTACGAGCGAGCATATGAGACCTCACAAAAGTACAAGGAAGGCAAGTTCATATTCGAAAAGGCTAAGATTGTCAAGGAAGAT
- the LOC104730592 gene encoding protein yippee-like At4g27740: MAENKTLPTYFCRNCENPLALGEDIISKKFVGASGPAFMFSHAMNVVVGPKIGRKLLTGSYVVADVMCSKCGETLGWKYVETFDLRQRYKEGMFVLEKLKLTKRY; this comes from the exons ATGgcagaaaacaaaactcttcCTACTTATTTCTGCAGAAACTGCGAGAATCCATTGGCTCTCGGTGAAGATATCATCTCCAAAAAATTCGTg GGAGCTTCGGGGCCAGCGTTTATGTTTTCGCACGCGATGAACGTGGTGGTTGGACCGAAGATTGGGAGGAAACTGTTAACAGGATCGTACGTGGTGGCAGATGTGATGTGCAGTAAGTGTGGTGAGACGTTGGGTTGGAAGTATGTCGAGACCTTCGATCTTCGACAGAGGTATAAAGAAGGCATGTTTGTGCTCGAGAAGCTCAAGTTGACCAAGAGATATTGA
- the LOC104730593 gene encoding oligopeptide transporter 6: MGEIAPEFAAVMEDDDRCVVPEVELTVPKTDDSSLPVLTFRMWVLGIGACIVLSFINQFFWYRTMPLSITGISAQIAVVPLGHLMARVLPTRRFLEGTRFQFTLNPGAFNVKEHVLITIFANSGAGSVYATHILSAIKLYYKRSLPFLPAFLVMITTQILGFGWAGLFRKHLVEPGEMWWPSNLVQVSLFGALHEKEKKSRGAMSRTQFFLIVLVASFAYYIFPGYLFTMLTSISWVCWFNPKSILVNQLGSGEHGLGIGSIGFDWVTISAYLGSPLASPLFASVNVAIGFVLVMYIVTPICYWFNIYDAKTFPIFSSQLFMANGSRYDVLSIIDSKFHLDRVVYSRTGSINMSTFFAVTYGLGFATLSATIVHVLVFNGSDLWKQTRGAFQKNKKMDIHTRIMKKNYREVPLWWFLVILLLNIALIMFISVHYNATVQLPWWGVLLACAIAISFTPLIGVIAATTNQAPGLNIITEYVIGYIYPERPVANMCFKVYGYISMTQALTFISDFKLGHYMKIPPRSMFMAQVVGTLVAVVVYTGTAWWLMEEIPHLCDTALLPSDSQWTCPMDRVFFDASVIWGLVGPRRMFGDLGEYSSVNWFFLVGAIAPLLVWLATKMFPAQTWISKIHIPVLVGATAMMPPATAVNFTSWLIVAFIFGHFIFKYRREWWTKYNYVLSGGLDAGSAFMTILLFLALGRKGIEVNWWGNSGDRDTCPLASCPTAKGVVIKGCPVF; encoded by the exons ATGGGAGAGATAGCACCGGAGTTCGCGGCGGTTATGGAGGATGATGACCGGTGCGTTGTACCGGAGGTGGAGCTCACTGTACCCAAAACCGACGATTCGTCTCTACCGGTTCTCACGTTTCGTATGTGGGTTCTTGGTATAGGCGCGTGCATTGTACTCTCTTTCATCAACCAGTTTTTCTGGTACAGAACGATGCCGTTGAGCATCACCGGAATCTCTGCTCAGATCGCCGTCGTGCCTCTCGGACATCTCATGGCGAGGGTGCTTCCGACGAGGAGATTCTTGGAAGGTACGAGGTTTCAGTTCACCTTGAATCCAGGTGCCTTCAACGTCAAGGAACATGTTCTGATAACCATCTTTGCGAATTCCGGCGCCGGCTCTGTTTACGCCACTCACATACTCAGTGCTATTAAGCTTTACTACAAACGTTCTCTTCCTTTCCTCCCCGCGTTTCTCGTTATGATCACTACTCAG ATTCTTGGATTTGGTTGGGCTGGTCTCTTCAGGAAACACCTCGTTGAGCCTGGTGAAATGTGGTGGCCAAGCAATCTCGTTCAAGTCTCTCTCTTTGGTGCGCTGcacgagaaagagaagaaatcgAGAGGAGCCATGAGTCGAACTCAGTTCTTCCTAATCGTCCTCGTTGCTAGCTTCGCTTACTACATCTTTCCTGGTTATCTATTCACCATGTTAACATCAATCTCATGGGTCTGTTGGTTTAATCCCAAATCAATTCTAGTAAACCAACTCGGGTCAGGTGAACACGGTCTTGGTATTGGATCCATTGGTTTTGATTGGGTCACCATTAGTGCTTATCTTGGAAGCCCTTTAGCTAGTCCCTTGTTTGCTTCCGTCAATGTAGCCATTGGTTTTGTGCTGGTCATGTATATCGTCACGCCTATTTGTTACTGGTTTAACATATATGACGCCAAGACCTTCCCTATCTTCTCTAGCCAGCTCTTTATGGCTAATGGCTCACGCTATGATGTTTTGAGCATTATTGATAGCAAATTCCATCTAGACCGCGTGGTTTACTCTAGAACCGGCTCCATCAACATGAGCACCTTCTTTGCAGTTACGTATGGTCTCGGGTTTGCTACTTTGTCTGCCACCATTGTCCATGTCCTAGTCTTCAACGGAAG TGACTTGTGGAAACAGACAAGAGGGGCGTTtcagaagaataagaaaatggATATACATACGAGAATCATGAAGAAAAACTACAGGGAGGTTCCGTTGTGGTGGTTTTTGGTCATCCTTTTGCTGAATATAGCGCTCATCATGTTCATATCCGTGCACTACAACGCCACCGTGCAGCTTCCTTGGTGGGGAGTGTTACTTGCTTGTGCCATTGCCATCAGTTTCACTCCTTTGATTGGTGTCATAGCCGCAACTACTAATCAGGCACCAGGTTTGAACATCATAACCGAGTATGTTATCGGCTATATCTATCCGGAACGTCCTGTTGCCAACATGTGTTTCAAGGTCTATGGATACATTAGTATGACTCAAGCGCTAACTTTCATTTCCGACTTCAAGCTTGGTCATTACATGAAGATCCCACCTAGATCCATGTTCATGGCTCAG GTTGTGGGGACGCTTGTGGCGGTTGTGGTTTACACAGGAACAGCTTGGTGGTTAATGGAAGAGATTCCTCATCTCTGTGACACAGCCTTGCTTCCTTCAGACAGCCAATGGACTTGTCCCATGGACCGTGTCTTCTTTGACGCCTCTGTGATCTGGGGATTAGTGGGACCACGTAGGATGTTTGGAGACCTTGGAGAATACTCAAGTGTCAACTGGTTCTTCCTTGTAGGAGCCATAGCTCCACTCTTAGTTTGGCTAGCCACAAAGATGTTTCCGGCTCAGACATGGATCTCCAAGATTCATATCCCTGTCCTTGTGGGAGCCACCGCAATGATGCCACCTGCAACAGCGGTTAACTTCACCAGCTGGCTCATCGTTGCATTCATCTTTGGCCACTTCATTTTCAAGTACAGGAGAGAGTGGTGGACGAAGTATAACTATGTGTTGTCAGGTGGTTTAGATGCTGGCTCAGCTTTTATGACCATACTTCTGTTTCTAGCACTCGGACGAAAAGGAATTGAAGTGAATTGGTGGGGAAATTCTGGCGACCGTGATACATGTCCCTTGGCTTCCTGTCCAACTGCTAAAGGCGTTGTCATCAAAGGCTGTCCCGTCTTCTAG